From Alloacidobacterium dinghuense:
ATAAAGGTTTTGCAGACCTCTCCCTTACCGCTTGGGTACCGCGCCTTGGATAGGAAATCTTACTTCATTCGGCGGTGTTGAAGCCATTCTGCGGTCAGGTATTTTTTGAACTAACCCGATGGCAGCTGACTGGAGCGGGAGACGGGATTTGAACCCGCGACCCTCGCCTTGGCAAGGCGATGCTCTACCACTGAGCTACTCCCGCTTGGTACTTATTGAGTATATCGGCTTGGCCAAGCACGGTCAACGCGGCCCGGCAGGAATAGAGAGTCCGCTGCATATGAGCACAGACACAGACATGTACAGCAAATACCAGATCATAGCTCCGTAAAGAAGTGGCGAATTCAACCATCGCAGCGCCTCTAAAATCTCAGATTCGAGCCGATCATCGATCTCTCAATGGTTGCCGGCTCAAAAGTCGTAAAACGCTGTACGCCGCTCCCGAACGCATTCTGCGCGCCGCCACCATGCCACACTCCTCTCACCACGCATTCGGTGACCTCTCGTCTGCCTTGATCTCCAGCGTAACCGGGGCAGCTTACTTCGATGTTGGCGAAAGCATGATGGCTCTGCTTGTCCAGCCAGCCGGGGCGGATACCGTCTCCCAGCAGGAAATCGACAAGAGAACAAGACTGATTGACTTGGTTATCCATGGCTCTTTCCTTTCTTTTTGGTTGCACGAGATCAAGACGCATTTTCAAACTCAGGGCCCAACCGAATCGGCCAGGGATAGGCGCTATGAGGTGGTTGCCGCACACCGCCTATCTAAGCAAACGAGGAAACTGGTCTGAATCCTCCATGTCGGCTATTGCTTTGTCAGCCACCATGCGGTTACTGAATGCGAACCTGGCCGCGGATTTCACCCGAAGGAAAATTCGTGGTGTGGACGTTGATGTAGGTATCGCCGCGGCGGATTGCCTTAATGAGACCCGCCAAATTGCCTGGCTCGATACCCTGGGGAATGACCGAGTCGACGTTGGTTGACGGCAGAATACTTACATCCGAGGCAGTGATTGTTCCGGTTACCGTGCCGGAAGCAGGGCACGGCGGTTTTACGTTGCCGCCGCACAGAAATACAACAACGCCGCCATTCGTCATGCTTGCACCGAAGTGAATGTGGGCCTGAACAACAGCGCTGCTCATGTTTGCATATGACAACTCGAATGAGATCGTCTCGTTATCGTTGATCTGAGCTTCGAACTTCCCGTGACTCGGTGCGAGAACAGAGGGAACCTGTTCAAACGAGACCAGGTCGGCCTTTAAGGTATCTCCACGATCCCATTCCTGGGCATGGGCATTGCTTCCCTGCTGTAAGAGCACGAATAGAGCTGAGAGCAGAAGAAGCGATTTTATGAGTAGAGCAGCGAACTGAAGAACCGATTCGCCGATGGTTGTGTTGCTGAATGCCTTCGTCATTTCAATTTCCTTTGTGCGAAATTCTTGAGTTGAGCTTCCGGTTAAACCGGTTGAGGTTATCTGGCTCAACCGGAAGCAGTCGGAGAGTGGCGAATCGGGCTTAGTCCAGATTCAGCGTCCAAATCGTGAGCGAGGCGGTGTTGTCGTCTACCGCAGCGAGGATCGCGGTATCGTCGTTCACCTTGTTCACTGCGAGACCGAACGATCCACCCTGGTTGGGGTCCACCGGAATCTCCTTCACAAATTGGCCGTCTTTTGTGAATTCAACGATCTCGCTGGGCTGGTTGGGATCGCTGTTGATAACGTCGTTATTGGTGACCAGCAGATGACCGTTCGGCGCTTCCGCCATCGCCAAGGCACCGTGGAGATGCGTGTTGTCCTGGTAAACGATGCTGCCCGGACCGTCGCTGCTCGTCCGCCGCATGGCGTCGCGCACAACGAACACCGCGTTATCCAGCGTCGAAGCCACGTACAGCCGATCGCCGCGCTGGTCGTAGACGAGACCGGTAGGCGCATCGAACAAAGCCGCAGGATCACCCTGATGCATGAAGCCAGAGGCGATCGTGTAGTGATCCAGCTTGGTCAGTCCTGCATCGCTCACTCCGAAATCAATCCGGCTTACGGTGCCATCCAGGGCATTCGAAAAGAAAACGATCGCGCGATCGCCCTTGTCTACCACCGTCATGTCCCAGGGCCCGTTGATCTGCGCGCTGGTAAACGTTTGAATCAGCTTTCCCTGATTGTTGATCACCAGCAACGAGCCAGGCTTTGCCGTCGCAG
This genomic window contains:
- a CDS encoding CHRD domain-containing protein — translated: MTKAFSNTTIGESVLQFAALLIKSLLLLSALFVLLQQGSNAHAQEWDRGDTLKADLVSFEQVPSVLAPSHGKFEAQINDNETISFELSYANMSSAVVQAHIHFGASMTNGGVVVFLCGGNVKPPCPASGTVTGTITASDVSILPSTNVDSVIPQGIEPGNLAGLIKAIRRGDTYINVHTTNFPSGEIRGQVRIQ